One Danio aesculapii chromosome 13, fDanAes4.1, whole genome shotgun sequence DNA window includes the following coding sequences:
- the marchf5 gene encoding E3 ubiquitin-protein ligase MARCH5, with translation MAEEGAVVMQQIVDRSCWVCFATDEDDRTAEWVRPCRCRGSTKWVHQSCLQRWVDEKQRGNSTARVACPQCNAEYLIVFPKLGPVVYVLDLADRLISKACPFAAAGIMVGSIYWTAVTYGAVTVMQVVGHKEGLDVMERADPLFLLIGLPTIPVMLILGKMIRWEDYVLRLWRKYSNKLQILNSIFPGIGCPVPRIPAEASPLADHVSATRILCGALVFPTIATIVGKLMFSSVNSNLQRTILGGIAFVAIKGAFKVYFKQQQYLRQAHRKILNFPEPEEA, from the exons GAGTTGCTGGGTTTGTTTTGCCACAGATGAGGATGACCGTACAGCCGAGTGGGTGCGTCCGTGCCGCTGCCGTGGATCTACTAAATGGGTTCATCAGTCGTGTCTGCAGCGCTGGGTGGATGAGAAACAGAGGGGAAACAGCACCGCACGGGTTGCCTGCCCACAATGCAATGCTGAGTACCTGATTGTGTTCCCTAAGCTTG GGCCGGTGGTGTATGTGCTGGATCTGGCAGACAGGTTGATCTCGAAGGCCTGTCCGTTTGCTGCTGCTGGGATCATGGTGGGATCCATTTACTGGACCGCCGTCACATACGGGGCTGTGACAGTCATGCAG GTTGTAGGTCATAAGGAAGGTCTGGATGTGATGGAAAGAGCCGATCCACTCTTCTTGCTGATTGGCCTGCCCACCATCCCAGTTATGCTAATTCTGGGGAAGATGATACGCTGGGAGGATTATGTGCTCCGCCTTTGGAGGAAATACTCCAATAAGCTTCAGATCCTCAACAGTATCTTCCCAG GTATCGGCTGCCCGGTGCCAAGGATCCCGGCGGAGGCCAGTCCGCTAGCCGATCACGTGTCTGCCACACGGATCCTGTGCGGAGCCCTGGTGTTTCCTACCATCGCCACCATCGTGGGCAAACTGATGTTCAGCAGCGTCAACTCAAACCTGCAGAGGACCATTCTG GGTGGCATCGCGTTTGTGGCTATCAAAGGGGCGTTTAAGGTTTATTTCAAGCAGCAGCAGTATCTCCGACAAGCTCACCGTAAGATCCTCAACTTCCCCGAACCGGAAGAGGCCTGA